From a region of the Bradyrhizobium diazoefficiens genome:
- a CDS encoding VOC family protein, producing the protein MRYLHTMLRVRNLDVALKFYQDALGLKEVRRIENDKGRFTLVFLCSADDLEALKKQPQTRGAPLVELTWNWDEETYGEDRFFGHLAYEVDDIYATCEKLMKAGVTINRPPRDGNMAFVRSPDLHSIELLQKGEPKAPQEPWASMPNTGHW; encoded by the coding sequence ATGCGATACCTCCACACCATGCTGCGCGTGCGCAATCTCGACGTCGCACTGAAGTTTTACCAGGATGCGCTGGGCTTGAAGGAGGTGCGGCGGATCGAGAACGACAAGGGGCGCTTCACGCTGGTCTTCCTGTGCTCCGCGGACGATCTCGAGGCGCTGAAGAAGCAGCCGCAAACGCGCGGCGCGCCGCTGGTCGAGCTCACCTGGAATTGGGACGAGGAGACATATGGCGAGGATCGCTTCTTCGGCCATCTCGCCTATGAGGTCGACGACATCTATGCCACCTGCGAGAAGCTGATGAAGGCCGGAGTCACCATCAACCGGCCGCCGCGCGACGGCAACATGGCGTTCGTCCGCTCGCCGGACCTGCACTCGATCGAGCTTTTGCAGAAGGGCGAGCCGAAGGCGCCGCAGGAACCCTGGGCGTCGATGCCCAACACCGGCCACTGGTAA
- a CDS encoding cold-shock protein: protein MGSSDGFESKKLGIPGQGVSPGRPGEHGGAGRESAVSPFSGLGEAGANLVEVHGVIKWFDASKGYGFIVPDNGWPDVLLHVTVLRRDGFQTAYEGARIVVECIQRTKGYQAFRVVSMDESTAIHPAQMLPPRTHVTVTPTSGLERAQVKWFNRLRGFGFLTCGEGTPDIFVHMETLRRFGMTELRPGQYVLVRFGPGSKGMMAAEIHPETGSPGLQSH from the coding sequence ATGGGGTCGTCGGACGGATTTGAGTCCAAGAAGCTCGGGATTCCCGGGCAGGGAGTATCGCCAGGGCGGCCGGGTGAGCATGGCGGCGCCGGCCGCGAGAGCGCGGTCAGTCCCTTCAGCGGGCTGGGTGAGGCCGGTGCCAATCTCGTCGAAGTCCATGGCGTCATCAAATGGTTCGACGCCTCGAAGGGTTACGGCTTCATCGTTCCCGATAACGGCTGGCCGGACGTGCTCCTGCACGTTACCGTGCTTAGGCGCGACGGCTTCCAGACCGCCTACGAGGGCGCCCGCATCGTCGTCGAATGTATCCAGCGCACCAAGGGTTACCAGGCGTTCCGCGTGGTCTCGATGGACGAATCGACCGCGATCCATCCGGCGCAGATGCTGCCGCCGCGCACCCATGTCACGGTCACCCCGACCAGCGGGCTGGAACGAGCCCAGGTCAAATGGTTCAACCGGCTGCGGGGCTTCGGCTTCCTGACCTGCGGCGAGGGCACGCCCGACATCTTCGTGCACATGGAGACGCTGCGCCGCTTCGGCATGACCGAGCTCAGGCCGGGCCAGTATGTCCTGGTCCGCTTCGGGCCCGGCTCCAAGGGCATGATGGCGGCCGAGATCCATCCCGAGACCGGATCGCCGGGATTGCAGTCGCACTAA
- a CDS encoding OpgC domain-containing protein yields MAFLNINATLPDKGRDLRLDLFRGVANWAIFLDHIPDNVVNWITTRNYGFSDAADLFVFISGYTASFVYARMMLERGFIVGATRLTKRVWQLYVAHIILFVIYIASISYLALRFGDSEMINEFNVAGLVDNATETLRQGLFLRFKPLNLDVLPLYIVLMGLFPPVLWFMLRKPDLTMMLSIVLWLTARHFDWNLHAYPAGQWYFNPYCWQVLFVFGAWCAMGGARRSMTLINAPITLYLCLGYLLFALIMTMAGRFPAFGGMFPEWLFSAFNPNDKTNLAPYRFIHFVVIVILVIRFVPKEWSGLEWKVFDPLIVCGQQSLAVFCVGVFLSFVGHFELSMSSGSLLAQIFVSIAGIAIMTTVAYYISWSKKQDKPLKPPPPKPAATAAKAA; encoded by the coding sequence ATGGCCTTCCTGAACATCAACGCCACGCTCCCTGACAAAGGCCGTGACCTCCGGCTCGACCTGTTTCGCGGCGTCGCGAACTGGGCGATCTTCCTCGACCACATCCCCGACAACGTCGTGAACTGGATCACGACGCGCAACTACGGCTTTTCCGATGCCGCCGACCTGTTCGTTTTCATCTCCGGCTATACCGCCTCGTTCGTCTATGCGCGAATGATGCTGGAGCGCGGCTTCATCGTCGGCGCCACGCGGCTGACCAAGCGGGTCTGGCAGCTCTACGTCGCCCACATCATCCTGTTTGTAATCTACATCGCTTCGATCAGCTATCTGGCGCTGCGCTTCGGCGATTCCGAGATGATCAACGAGTTCAACGTCGCCGGCCTCGTCGACAACGCCACCGAGACGCTGCGCCAAGGCCTGTTCCTCCGCTTCAAGCCGCTCAATCTCGACGTGCTGCCGCTCTACATCGTGCTGATGGGGCTGTTTCCGCCGGTGCTGTGGTTCATGCTCCGCAAGCCCGATCTCACCATGATGCTGTCGATCGTGCTGTGGCTGACGGCGCGTCATTTCGACTGGAATCTGCACGCCTATCCTGCCGGCCAGTGGTACTTCAACCCGTATTGCTGGCAGGTGCTGTTCGTGTTCGGCGCTTGGTGTGCGATGGGCGGCGCGCGGCGCTCGATGACGCTGATCAATGCGCCGATCACGCTCTATCTCTGTCTCGGCTATCTCTTGTTCGCGCTGATCATGACCATGGCCGGCCGCTTCCCCGCGTTCGGCGGCATGTTCCCCGAGTGGCTGTTCTCGGCCTTCAACCCCAACGACAAAACCAACCTCGCGCCCTACCGCTTCATCCACTTCGTCGTGATCGTGATCCTGGTGATCCGCTTCGTGCCGAAGGAATGGTCGGGGCTCGAATGGAAGGTGTTCGATCCCTTGATCGTCTGCGGCCAGCAGTCGCTCGCCGTGTTCTGCGTCGGCGTGTTCCTGTCCTTCGTCGGCCATTTCGAGCTGTCGATGAGCTCGGGCTCGCTGCTCGCGCAGATCTTCGTCAGCATCGCCGGCATCGCGATCATGACGACGGTGGCCTATTACATCTCGTGGTCGAAGAAGCAGGACAAGCCGCTGAAGCCGCCGCCGCCCAAGCCGGCGGCAACCGCGGCGAAGGCAGCCTGA
- a CDS encoding PilZ domain-containing protein — translation MSVAEFLRQRAVDVTVSGSYSLHRWYDCEGRLRSFACRTKRVSPFRMIVDVPVIGKVGERVTSYFQDFGEFQCTISATLKAGFLMELDMPRARRAWMSEKLTWLEKKQKDASVQELRHDARFVPQASHTFLTLADGTTHSCFIIDVSTAGVAVSSEYDPPVGTPLAVGACVGRVIRKFEHGFAVKFAEKQHRDDLVRLVVRTPLLQSA, via the coding sequence ATGTCCGTCGCAGAGTTCCTCAGGCAGCGCGCAGTGGACGTCACGGTGAGCGGCAGCTACTCGCTGCACCGTTGGTACGATTGCGAGGGCAGGCTGCGCAGCTTCGCGTGCCGCACCAAGCGCGTCTCGCCCTTCCGCATGATCGTGGACGTGCCTGTCATCGGCAAAGTCGGCGAGCGCGTGACCTCCTACTTCCAGGATTTCGGCGAATTCCAGTGCACGATCAGCGCGACGCTGAAAGCGGGCTTCCTGATGGAGCTCGACATGCCGCGGGCGCGGCGCGCCTGGATGTCGGAAAAGCTCACCTGGCTCGAGAAAAAGCAGAAGGACGCGAGCGTTCAGGAGTTGCGGCATGACGCGCGCTTCGTTCCGCAAGCCTCGCACACCTTCCTGACGCTGGCTGACGGCACCACCCATTCCTGCTTCATCATCGACGTCTCCACGGCCGGCGTCGCGGTGTCTTCGGAGTACGATCCGCCGGTCGGAACCCCGCTTGCGGTCGGTGCCTGCGTCGGGCGCGTGATCCGCAAGTTCGAGCATGGCTTTGCGGTCAAATTCGCCGAGAAGCAGCACCGCGACGACCTCGTCCGGCTGGTCGTCCGCACACCCCTGCTGCAGTCGGCCTGA
- a CDS encoding ETC complex I subunit produces the protein MTARIFMPAKNAMQSGRFKTKEWQLDYEPEQPRAVEPLMGWTSSGDMKQQITLRFHSKEEAVAYCERKGIAYQVIEPQDSVRRPVAYADNFSFRRGEPWTH, from the coding sequence ATGACCGCACGCATTTTCATGCCCGCCAAGAACGCGATGCAATCCGGCCGGTTCAAGACCAAGGAATGGCAGCTCGACTACGAGCCGGAGCAGCCGCGCGCGGTCGAGCCGCTGATGGGCTGGACCTCGTCCGGTGACATGAAGCAGCAGATCACGCTCCGCTTCCACAGCAAGGAAGAAGCCGTCGCCTATTGCGAGCGCAAGGGCATCGCCTACCAGGTGATCGAGCCCCAGGATTCGGTCCGCCGCCCGGTCGCCTATGCCGACAATTTTTCGTTCCGGCGCGGCGAGCCCTGGACGCATTGA
- a CDS encoding porin, with the protein MRAPLLMLISLLATSAAAAEALRLPPAERPQAGKTLPLKGTAGRASAGSCAAYGPRFVMVEGTGTCVKIGGSARIDTTVGR; encoded by the coding sequence ATGCGCGCGCCGCTTCTCATGCTGATCTCGTTGCTTGCCACATCCGCCGCCGCGGCGGAGGCCTTGCGTCTGCCGCCTGCCGAGCGGCCGCAGGCCGGCAAGACCCTGCCGCTGAAGGGCACGGCCGGCAGGGCAAGCGCGGGCTCCTGCGCTGCCTATGGCCCGCGCTTCGTCATGGTCGAGGGCACCGGCACCTGCGTGAAGATCGGCGGCTCGGCGCGCATCGACACCACCGTGGGGCGCTAA
- a CDS encoding glutathione S-transferase, translated as MPDTKLTIWGRANSVNVQKVLWCLTELALPYERIDAGMSYGRTREADYLAMNPNARIPTLVEGDFVLWESNSILRYLCLAHGRDTPIYPEAPKSRSSVDRWLDWTLSTVQPVDRPVFWGIVRTAPAERDMVQVQRNADAAAEVWAIADRLLSSRRFIEGDAFTLADIAIGSYARRWLGVEGISRPAQPHLTRWLAELGKRPGFAQFVAPPMS; from the coding sequence ATGCCGGACACCAAGCTGACGATCTGGGGCCGCGCCAATTCGGTCAACGTGCAGAAGGTGCTGTGGTGCCTCACCGAGCTCGCCCTGCCCTATGAGCGCATCGACGCCGGCATGAGCTATGGCAGGACGCGCGAGGCCGACTATCTCGCGATGAACCCGAATGCGCGGATCCCGACACTGGTCGAGGGCGATTTCGTGCTGTGGGAATCCAATTCGATCCTGCGCTATCTCTGCCTCGCGCATGGGCGCGACACGCCGATCTATCCGGAGGCGCCGAAGAGCCGCAGCTCGGTCGACCGCTGGCTCGACTGGACGCTGTCGACCGTGCAGCCGGTCGACCGCCCGGTGTTCTGGGGCATCGTGCGCACCGCGCCCGCCGAGCGCGACATGGTCCAGGTGCAGCGCAATGCCGATGCCGCCGCCGAGGTCTGGGCGATCGCCGACCGCCTGCTCTCGTCGCGCCGCTTCATCGAGGGCGATGCGTTCACGCTCGCCGACATCGCGATCGGGTCCTATGCGCGGCGCTGGCTCGGCGTCGAGGGCATCAGCCGGCCGGCGCAGCCGCATCTGACGCGCTGGCTCGCCGAGCTCGGCAAACGGCCCGGATTTGCGCAATTCGTCGCACCGCCGATGTCGTGA
- a CDS encoding HdeD family acid-resistance protein: MTSPEDFSRLQSVMSQTVKAHWKAFLFEGILLAVLGIAALILPPLASLAITIFLGWLFLISGIGGLIATYWARSMPGFWWSLISAALAVLAGGILLARPAQAVLTLTIVLGAYFLAEGVATIMYALEHRRELNSRWSWLLIAGLVDIAISFMVIAGLPSSAEWAIGILVGINLLFGGATLIGMALAARNSST; this comes from the coding sequence ATGACATCGCCCGAGGATTTTTCACGGCTGCAGTCCGTCATGAGCCAGACGGTCAAGGCGCATTGGAAGGCCTTCCTGTTCGAAGGCATCCTGCTTGCCGTTCTCGGCATTGCCGCGCTGATCCTGCCGCCGCTCGCGAGCCTTGCGATCACGATCTTCCTCGGCTGGCTGTTCCTGATCAGCGGCATCGGTGGGCTGATCGCGACCTATTGGGCGCGCAGCATGCCGGGCTTCTGGTGGTCGCTGATCTCGGCCGCGCTGGCGGTGCTCGCCGGCGGAATTCTGCTGGCCCGGCCGGCCCAAGCGGTGCTGACGCTGACCATCGTCCTCGGCGCCTACTTTCTCGCCGAAGGCGTCGCCACCATCATGTACGCGCTGGAGCACCGTCGCGAGCTGAACAGCCGCTGGTCGTGGCTCCTGATCGCGGGCCTCGTCGACATCGCAATCTCCTTCATGGTGATCGCCGGACTGCCAAGCTCGGCGGAATGGGCGATCGGAATCCTCGTCGGTATCAACCTGCTGTTCGGCGGCGCCACCCTGATCGGCATGGCGCTGGCGGCACGCAACAGCAGCACCTGA
- a CDS encoding HU family DNA-binding protein, with the protein MAKMTKTQLIDAIAEGTQLSKNDVKSVIEYMATVGYKEFNESGEFVIPGFVKMSVVNKPATEARMGVNPFTKEPMQFAAKPASKSVKASPLKVAKDAV; encoded by the coding sequence ATGGCGAAGATGACGAAGACTCAATTGATTGATGCAATTGCCGAGGGCACGCAGCTTTCGAAGAACGACGTGAAGTCGGTGATCGAGTACATGGCGACGGTCGGCTACAAGGAGTTCAACGAGTCCGGCGAGTTCGTCATTCCCGGTTTCGTGAAGATGTCGGTCGTCAACAAGCCGGCGACCGAGGCGCGCATGGGCGTCAATCCCTTCACCAAGGAGCCGATGCAGTTTGCGGCCAAGCCCGCGAGCAAGTCGGTCAAGGCCTCTCCGCTGAAGGTAGCCAAGGACGCCGTCTAA
- a CDS encoding PilZ domain-containing protein, with the protein MPPPKKRADRKLLSRHAWITLDGGFAARHCLVQDISDSGAKITLDDDASQLPGVIRLAFARDARTGRSCQVVWRRGNSAGIKFI; encoded by the coding sequence ATGCCACCGCCGAAAAAGCGCGCAGACCGCAAGCTGCTGTCGCGGCACGCCTGGATCACGCTCGACGGCGGCTTCGCCGCGCGGCACTGCCTGGTCCAGGACATTTCGGACTCCGGCGCCAAGATCACACTGGACGACGACGCGAGCCAGCTTCCCGGCGTGATCCGGCTCGCCTTTGCACGCGATGCGCGCACCGGGCGGAGCTGCCAGGTGGTCTGGCGCCGCGGCAATTCGGCCGGCATCAAGTTCATCTGA
- a CDS encoding PrsW family glutamic-type intramembrane protease, with protein MYLIEALPTVIGTAAIAPALLMLWLVIAAEERPGPPAQVWTAFLLGAASISLLGLARAPFARMVAAPDDPWAALAMHSIFGVALPEEAVKVIAIVLVSSTKRRTFANPMDTVVYGAAVGLGFAAYENLAYLVQHAEMWRSLAALRSVLTVPFHGALGIIAGAYLTIARAGTALGANRRHRDWARLSSRLLIFAGPLALHSAFDFPLLTLQRMPDLDPTLRMWLGGASLLIGFSSIAFAIRLVRRVARHHAPRTDVARARLSQLRRMWALLLAGGGGGFLGLAFVLTSIHHWLVNPERNLTLALIPIGFVSILLGLGLLVVTTAIYILGRNRIRTSAEGFSSAPGGG; from the coding sequence ATGTACCTGATTGAAGCGTTACCCACCGTCATCGGAACTGCCGCCATCGCCCCGGCGCTGCTGATGCTGTGGCTCGTCATCGCCGCCGAGGAGCGCCCAGGGCCGCCCGCCCAGGTCTGGACCGCGTTCCTGCTCGGCGCGGCCAGCATTTCGCTGCTGGGCCTCGCCCGTGCCCCCTTCGCCAGGATGGTCGCTGCGCCCGACGACCCCTGGGCCGCACTCGCCATGCATTCGATCTTCGGCGTCGCGCTGCCTGAGGAAGCCGTCAAGGTCATCGCCATCGTGCTGGTCTCCTCGACCAAGCGGCGGACTTTTGCCAACCCGATGGATACCGTGGTCTATGGCGCCGCGGTCGGCCTCGGCTTCGCCGCCTACGAAAACCTGGCTTATCTGGTCCAGCACGCCGAGATGTGGCGCTCGCTGGCCGCATTGCGCAGCGTGCTGACCGTGCCATTTCACGGCGCGCTCGGCATCATTGCGGGCGCTTACCTGACCATCGCGCGCGCCGGCACCGCGCTGGGCGCCAACCGCCGCCATCGCGACTGGGCCCGCCTCTCCAGCCGCCTGCTGATCTTCGCAGGCCCGCTCGCGCTGCATTCGGCCTTCGATTTCCCCCTGCTCACTCTCCAGCGGATGCCGGATCTCGATCCAACCCTGCGGATGTGGCTGGGCGGGGCGAGTCTTTTGATCGGCTTCAGCTCGATCGCATTCGCCATCCGCCTGGTCCGGCGCGTCGCCCGCCATCACGCACCCCGGACCGATGTTGCGCGAGCGCGGCTCAGCCAGCTGCGCAGGATGTGGGCGCTGCTGCTTGCCGGCGGCGGCGGCGGCTTTCTCGGGCTTGCCTTCGTGCTGACCTCGATCCATCACTGGCTCGTCAACCCCGAGCGCAATCTGACGCTGGCCCTGATCCCGATCGGTTTCGTCTCGATCCTGCTCGGACTTGGGCTTCTGGTTGTCACGACGGCGATCTATATTCTCGGCCGAAACCGCATCCGCACCAGCGCGGAAGGTTTTTCCTCGGCACCCGGCGGCGGGTAG
- a CDS encoding DUF192 domain-containing protein, which produces MNPDRKVVWSALKGWLAAMLVIAGCIVASVPAEAASFQPLEIVTKNGVQVFSVEMATTEKEKETGLMYRKELADGKGMLFDFNPEQEVSMWMKNTYVSLDMIFIRADGRILRIAENTEPMSTKIISSRGPARAVLEVVAGTAQKYGIRPGDRVGHPLFGSK; this is translated from the coding sequence ATGAATCCTGATCGAAAGGTCGTCTGGTCCGCTCTGAAGGGCTGGCTTGCCGCCATGCTCGTCATCGCCGGCTGTATCGTCGCCAGCGTGCCCGCCGAAGCCGCCAGCTTCCAGCCGCTGGAGATCGTCACCAAGAATGGCGTGCAGGTGTTCTCGGTGGAAATGGCGACGACGGAGAAGGAGAAGGAGACCGGCCTGATGTACCGCAAGGAGTTGGCGGACGGCAAAGGCATGCTGTTCGACTTCAATCCCGAGCAGGAGGTGTCGATGTGGATGAAGAACACCTATGTCTCGCTCGACATGATCTTCATCCGCGCCGACGGCCGCATTCTGCGCATCGCCGAGAACACCGAGCCGATGTCGACGAAGATCATCTCGTCCCGGGGACCCGCACGGGCGGTTCTTGAGGTGGTGGCGGGAACGGCGCAGAAATATGGCATCCGCCCCGGCGACCGCGTCGGTCACCCGCTGTTCGGCAGCAAGTAG
- a CDS encoding AraC family transcriptional regulator — MPFQAATAMSRRAVTPAAFVRGVVAAYARYGRDPAEALQRGQVPPDLVNSPDGRITAAQFEALAGHAMRELDDEALGWFSRRLPFGTYGMLCRASITAPTLEVALKRWCRHHRLLTEDVLLDLEVGEETAVVSIRELRDLGSLREFCLVTLLRYVLGFSCWAVDSRIALRAAEFPHAEPGHVSVYPTIFCRNIRFEADRAAIVFDKHYLSLPLTRSAADLDNMLKGALRLTVLPYRRDRLLVERVRRVLRNARGRSLGAEDVASELALSTRTMHRRLREEATSLRDLKEEAKFELAKQELMRGRTPIKRIAEIAGFRNEKSFSRAFRSWTGSSPREFRGRYR, encoded by the coding sequence ATGCCTTTTCAAGCCGCAACCGCGATGTCGCGCCGCGCCGTCACCCCTGCCGCCTTCGTTCGTGGCGTGGTTGCCGCCTATGCGCGATACGGACGGGATCCGGCCGAGGCGTTGCAGCGGGGTCAGGTACCGCCAGACCTTGTCAATTCTCCGGACGGGCGGATCACGGCCGCCCAGTTCGAGGCCTTGGCGGGCCATGCCATGCGGGAGCTCGACGACGAGGCGCTCGGCTGGTTCTCGCGGCGCCTGCCCTTCGGCACCTACGGCATGCTTTGCCGCGCCTCGATCACGGCGCCGACGCTGGAGGTGGCGCTCAAGCGCTGGTGCCGGCATCACCGCCTGCTCACCGAGGACGTGCTGCTCGATCTCGAGGTCGGCGAGGAGACCGCTGTGGTATCCATCCGGGAGCTGCGCGATCTCGGTTCCTTGCGCGAATTCTGCCTGGTCACTTTGCTCCGGTACGTGCTCGGCTTCTCCTGTTGGGCCGTCGACTCCAGGATCGCGCTCCGCGCGGCGGAGTTCCCGCACGCCGAGCCCGGCCACGTCTCGGTCTATCCGACCATCTTTTGCCGGAACATCCGCTTCGAAGCGGACCGCGCGGCCATCGTCTTCGACAAGCACTATCTCTCGCTGCCGCTCACGCGCAGCGCCGCCGATCTCGACAACATGCTCAAGGGCGCGTTGCGGCTGACCGTGCTCCCCTATCGGCGCGACCGGCTGCTGGTCGAACGCGTGCGCCGCGTGCTCCGCAATGCGCGCGGACGCAGTCTCGGCGCCGAGGACGTCGCAAGCGAGCTGGCGCTCTCCACCCGCACAATGCATCGGCGCCTGCGCGAGGAAGCCACCTCGCTGCGCGATCTCAAGGAAGAGGCAAAGTTCGAGCTCGCCAAGCAGGAGCTGATGCGCGGCCGTACGCCGATCAAGCGCATCGCGGAGATCGCCGGCTTCCGCAACGAAAAGAGCTTTTCCCGCGCCTTCCGCAGCTGGACCGGATCCTCCCCGCGCGAGTTTCGCGGCCGGTATCGCTGA
- a CDS encoding Lrp/AsnC family transcriptional regulator, with protein sequence MAGPDQLDGVDLKILSELQQDGRVRNNELALRVGVSAPNCLRRLKSLFGRGVIQAVRAVIDERQLGYEVVSFVSIQLGSQAQPVLEAFESSIAAIPRIQQCWRISGDTDYLLKCVAPSVESMRQQLLHFAAMPNVKNVRSFPVLGVAKDAPLPLREIAPAASAG encoded by the coding sequence ATGGCCGGGCCGGACCAGCTCGACGGCGTCGATCTGAAGATACTTTCCGAGCTGCAGCAGGACGGGCGGGTTCGCAACAACGAGCTGGCGCTGCGCGTCGGCGTGTCCGCGCCCAACTGCCTGCGGCGGCTGAAATCGCTGTTCGGCCGCGGCGTGATCCAGGCGGTGCGGGCGGTCATCGACGAGCGGCAGCTCGGTTATGAGGTGGTGTCGTTCGTCTCGATCCAGCTCGGCAGCCAGGCCCAGCCGGTGCTGGAGGCGTTCGAGAGCTCGATCGCTGCGATCCCGCGCATCCAGCAGTGCTGGCGGATTTCGGGCGACACCGACTATCTCCTGAAATGCGTCGCGCCGAGCGTCGAGAGCATGCGTCAGCAGCTTCTGCATTTTGCGGCAATGCCGAACGTCAAGAACGTCCGCAGCTTCCCGGTGCTCGGGGTGGCGAAGGACGCGCCGCTGCCGTTGCGAGAGATCGCGCCGGCCGCTTCGGCGGGATAG
- a CDS encoding 3-deoxy-7-phosphoheptulonate synthase → MLSTTDDLRIRELKELSTPEEVMREVPRTLTATRVVMAARNAIHAILEGQDDRLLVVVGPCSVHDPRAALDYADRLAKLREDLADQLEIVMRVYFEKPRTTVGWKGLINDPDLDGSFDINKGLRLARNVLSAVNNLGLPAGTEFLDMTTPQYIADLVSWAAIGARTTESQIHRELASGLSCPVGFKNGTDGNVRIAADAVKSASHPHHFMAVTKLGRSAIASTAGNEDCHIILRGGSKPNYDAASVAAACNELAKSGVAPLVMVDASHANSSKKPENQPLVTADIASQISGGESRIMGVMIESNLVAGRQDVVPGKPLAHGQSITDGCIDWPTTATVLEQLADAVEVRRNTRRAGLHERSA, encoded by the coding sequence GTGCTGAGCACGACCGACGATCTTCGTATCCGCGAACTGAAAGAACTGAGCACTCCGGAAGAGGTGATGCGGGAGGTCCCGCGCACGCTCACGGCGACGCGTGTTGTGATGGCCGCGCGCAACGCCATCCACGCCATTCTGGAAGGCCAGGACGACCGGCTTCTGGTCGTCGTCGGCCCCTGCTCGGTGCATGATCCCAGAGCCGCGCTCGACTATGCCGACCGCCTCGCCAAGCTGCGCGAGGACCTTGCCGACCAGCTCGAGATCGTGATGCGGGTCTATTTCGAGAAGCCGCGCACCACGGTCGGCTGGAAGGGCCTGATCAATGATCCCGATCTCGATGGCAGCTTCGACATCAACAAGGGTCTGCGGCTGGCGCGCAACGTGCTGTCGGCGGTGAACAATCTCGGCCTGCCCGCCGGCACCGAATTCCTCGACATGACGACGCCGCAGTACATTGCCGACCTCGTGTCCTGGGCCGCGATCGGCGCGCGCACGACCGAGAGCCAGATCCACCGCGAGCTGGCCTCCGGCCTGTCCTGCCCGGTCGGCTTCAAGAACGGCACCGACGGCAACGTTCGCATCGCCGCCGATGCGGTGAAATCAGCCTCGCATCCGCATCATTTCATGGCCGTCACAAAACTCGGCCGCTCGGCGATCGCCTCGACCGCCGGCAACGAGGACTGCCACATCATCCTGCGCGGCGGAAGCAAGCCGAACTACGACGCGGCAAGCGTCGCGGCTGCATGCAACGAGCTCGCCAAATCCGGCGTCGCGCCGCTGGTGATGGTGGATGCGAGCCACGCCAACTCGAGCAAGAAGCCGGAGAACCAGCCGCTGGTGACGGCGGACATCGCCAGCCAGATCTCGGGCGGTGAAAGCCGCATCATGGGCGTGATGATCGAGAGCAATCTCGTCGCCGGTCGCCAGGACGTCGTGCCGGGCAAGCCGCTCGCCCACGGCCAGAGCATCACCGACGGCTGCATCGACTGGCCAACCACGGCGACCGTGCTCGAGCAGCTTGCCGATGCGGTCGAGGTCCGCCGCAATACCCGCCGCGCCGGACTGCACGAGCGGTCGGCATAA
- a CDS encoding NAD-dependent protein deacetylase: MIASDLQGGVERLGEMIAEARTIVPFTGAGISTECGIPDFRSPGGIWTRYRPIPFDEFVVSRSARDESWRRRFAMEEVFAAAKPGRGHRALASLYRAGKVPAVITQNIDNLHQASGFAGEHVIELHGNTTYARCIGCGQAYPLDWVKRRFERGGAPNCTACEEPVKTATISFGQMMPDDEMQRATALSQACDLFIAIGSSLVVWPAAGFPMMAKNAGARLVIINREPTEQDDIADLVIHHDIGEALGPFVGN, encoded by the coding sequence ATGATTGCCTCGGATCTTCAGGGCGGCGTTGAACGGCTCGGCGAGATGATCGCCGAAGCTAGGACCATCGTGCCGTTCACCGGCGCCGGCATCTCGACCGAATGCGGCATTCCCGACTTCCGCTCGCCGGGCGGAATTTGGACGCGCTACCGTCCGATCCCATTCGACGAATTCGTCGTGAGCCGGTCAGCGCGGGACGAATCCTGGCGTCGCCGGTTTGCGATGGAGGAGGTGTTTGCGGCGGCGAAGCCCGGCCGCGGCCATCGCGCGCTGGCCTCGCTCTACCGCGCCGGCAAGGTTCCCGCCGTCATCACCCAGAACATCGACAATCTGCACCAGGCCTCCGGCTTCGCCGGCGAGCACGTGATCGAACTTCACGGCAACACCACTTATGCGCGCTGCATCGGATGCGGGCAGGCCTATCCGCTCGACTGGGTGAAGCGCCGCTTCGAGCGCGGCGGCGCGCCCAACTGCACCGCCTGCGAGGAACCGGTGAAGACCGCCACGATCTCGTTCGGCCAGATGATGCCGGATGACGAAATGCAGCGCGCGACCGCGTTGTCGCAAGCCTGCGACCTCTTCATTGCGATCGGTTCCTCGCTCGTGGTCTGGCCGGCGGCGGGCTTTCCGATGATGGCGAAGAACGCCGGGGCACGTTTGGTGATCATCAATCGCGAGCCGACCGAACAGGACGACATCGCCGACCTCGTCATCCACCACGACATCGGCGAAGCGCTCGGGCCCTTTGTCGGCAATTGA